The DNA window tctgaggaagagagagccCATAAaggtctttttgtttcatttacatgATATTAGAAAAATACGACCAAAGGATTTAATGGCTATGTATTGAAAATTGAGGCTTAAAAAGTTTAACAAAAGACAACAACTAGAATTTTAGAAAGGCAGGAAAAGGGGCTACAGAAAACCAACCAACATTAACCAGTGCAAAACACAGTGGAAAATGGTTAGATTCAGGGTCATCATCCATTACAGATAGAAACTAATTTTACATTTCTTGAAGAAAGCAGAAGCTGGATTTAAGTGTTTCATTCGGAGCTGAAGCATAATTCATGACTCTACAAGATAAGATGTGACATTCAGTTCTCTAGTGATGTTCTGCTGTGACTCTTTTTCAATCCCCATCTAAACCGAGAATCTACTCAAGAAATAAATTGGTGGCTGAAGAGTTCTCCCTCAGGATTCTGCCAGTGACAATCAGTCTGATGGCTTTTCGAAACcaaggataaaagaaagcataaatCAGAGGGTTCATGGCTGAGTTGTAGTAGACAATCCAAACTAGTATTTCATACACATACGTGGGTGTGATGAAGCCCAGGAAGGCATCAATGATGGAGTCAATGAAGTATGGCagccaggaaaggaggaaggctgCCACTGCGATTCCCAGGGTTTTGGctgctttcctctccctcttggcCACCCTGTCCTTGTAGCTGTCTGAAGCCTTGGCCGTCTGGTCACTCATTCTCTCAATCCTCTGAGCCTGCTGTTTAGCAATGAGGAAAATCTTAGTGTAGACAGTTATCATGACAAGTGTGGGgatgaaaaataacagaaaattgaTGAAGACCCAGCTTTGATTCATTGGGACTTGACAGCCTCCCACACAGGTGAGGGCAGTCACTAGATCCTCCAGTCCAGCTTCATTGGCTCCTGTGTAAAGGAGGGAAAAGCTGTAGATGATGGACAGGAACCAGGAGAAGGCGATGCACTTGCCAGAAACAGATGCAGTGAACCTGGTGGGGTAGGTCAGGGGGTCACTGACAGCAATATATCTATCCACAGAGATGAAACACAGGTGAAAGATAGAAGAGTAACAGAATGACCCATCAAAACAAGAATGAACTTTACAGTAACTGTCCCCAAAGTACCAGCAGCTCTCCACAGACCTCACTGTACTGAAGGGCATCACGGTCAGTCCCACCAAGAAGTCAGCACAGGCCAGGGATGCCACCAGAAAGTTGGCAGGAGAGTGCAGCTGTCTGAAATGAAGAATGGACATAATCACCAAGAGGTTTCCACACACAGCCAGCACAGTCCCAAAGCCAAAGACTGCATAGAGGATGAGGCGAGGGACCGGAGAGTAAGGGTTCCTGATGCAGGATCCATTCAGATTCTCATAGCACAGCTGGACAGAGGTGACAGAGACCAGTTCTCTGCTCAGGGTGCTGTCTTGTTCCCAAACAAAACTATCATCATCTGTAGCCATGTATGCTATTCCAAAAATCCTCAGGAAAAAATATACAAGATATAATTGCTAATGGATTTTCATTTCCTAAAATTATTTGCTTCCTAATTTACAGTCAACCTTCTGTATTACATGAATGCTGCTTAACTCTGTTCCAGTTTTTTTCTCTGCTTAATCTATTTCCTCACATCTCAAAAGCAGCAGTCTATTCTGTGACCCACACTTAAATCCCACCTTTTATTATCAATCTCATCCTTATTTAACTAACCTATGGTAATGCCCGCCCCAAGCACTTTTAACCCTCAGGAAAGCAGCCTAATGATGCCAAATACAGTGTGTCCCTAGGACTGAATCCCATGGTGTAAGGTGAGGTAAGTGAGAACTTGCCAGTGAGTGTGTTGTTTATGCCACAACAACGTTTTCCCCTTCTCATTTGCTAGTGACAGCTGACCTTTCTGTGTAAAGTAGGTGAGCATAATACCTGACACAACAGAACTTTACCCAGAATTGGAAACTTTGTTCATTATTAAAAATGACCTTTCATCTTCATGAGAATTGCTATCAATGGCTCTTATATTGAAAACGATCAAAATTCCTGCATAAAAGCTTTCTTTCTTCAGACATTCATTCTTGTTAGAGAAATAACATGCAGAGCCATGAGGACATCTACTTTTCTCCAGGGTCAGCTTTAACCATTTTGATTTGGAAAAGTGGGAGTATGAACTGCAAGGATTTGCTCATGGAATAAAGTAAGAGGCTAGTATAACAAACAGCAATTTCTTCTTTGATATAACAGAATCATTAGAAACATTGTAAAATTCAAATGTGGAAGGAATCCTCAGACTGTGGTGTCCTAATGTGTGACTCTATTTTACTTTGAGATGCTTCTCCTCATGAAACACTGTTATGGAATCTGCCTAAGCTCTGAAaagtcttttattttgaaaatctgGACATTGTTAGTACTGGTTTGGGGGTTGAGttataaattatactttaaataGTTCACATTAAAATCTATCTAAAGATTTTCAATCAATTTTTGCTCTCTTCAATACATATGAACATGAATTTTCCCTGTACTTTAATGGTAGTCAAAATGGAATAACATTTTttataataatgacaataataataatatataaaatagtttatttcttttttgcctAGTGTAACAACAAAAGTTCAATACACTTTGATTACAGTTATGGTTCTattgaaaataaaaccacattttcaAGGCAAGGAGTTGCCAGTCAACAAAGTGCTGGCAGTTCACATGTCGGGATGGGAGTCTGGATCTTCAGCACCATAATGAATGGTAGACATAGAtgcccacctgtaactccagtgctcagAAGGAAAACACAGTTGATTAAAAGAACAATGGCAGCTAGAATAGTAGTGTTGGCAAGTATGGATCCAactgagaaaccttgcctcaaagaagaagggaagagcaaCTAGAAACAACTACCAATGTCAACTATAGGTTATCACATGCACGTTACACATGTGGACATTCCTATGCATGCTAAAtataatgataattttttaacTCCTCTGTTTAACTGCAAactgttcattttattattgGAGATATTTTTGCCTATACTTTATGATTTCAGGagcatttatttagttttaattgtTTGGGTTTTAGATGGAACAGCATCATCTTTTAATATACATCTCAGGGGTGGTGTACAATTTCTATTGGTCATAATTTCAAAGACTCATCTCCTTAGTTTCcataataatattattttgtcCAAGAAATAAAACCAACATTTTCTTCTAATACTTGAAATTCAAaagatttaattataatttcctGAGGATAAGAACAAGTTACTTAACATTTTTAAGAGCCCTACACTCCATTACCATTTCTTAAATGATCTATTCTTTTTTCAGGTATTATTTTGCCTTAtgggtttttttattatctaCACAGTAGAAATGTGAATGTTTATAGAAAATCATGACAAAATTATTCTCTATCATGACATTAAACATACAAAATtccagggaaaaagaaaaggaattctaCAAAATACCATCTCTagtgactggagagatagctgagtgGTTGAgaacttgcagaggacctaggttcatttCCCATAACCCACATGATGATACACAAATCTCATTAATGTCAGTTCCAGACCATCTGGTACCTTTTCTCATATCCCTGGGCACCAAAGTCGCAGGATGTGAACAGACCTACAGGCAAGCTaaacactcacatataaaatGGATAtacctaataaaaatattttaagacttaaaaagaAGTCTCTTATTGTAGAAACTGAATTTGTTACTCATAGCAAAGCATAAATGGTAGGCTTTTAGAAGACAATAATTAGCCACAGACAAAGTAGGCATCCAGGCAGGTTTGAGTTGACATACCTAGGAAATATTGCATACTCTAGTATTTACTAAGCCATATTTCTATCAAGTGATTTAAGATGATCATGCAACCAAGAACCTACTAGAATAAAAGCTATGCTATATAATTAAATATCAATTTCCCTCCTCAACTTAAAGCAATATATTTATGGGCAGTATAATAACTGTCATaattgttagttttctggctgcgttgtgttcttaccctgcaagaaacgtcacgaaacacgacagaatccgcttatagagtttattagaaacaaaggatagaaagtacgcaggcctgtgggagagacacgtgcgtggagaaggggagtggggaatatggcgccggacttttaaaaccggctgggggcgtggccaggtcacgtcactactctacgtgtgtacgtAGGGCACATGGTGGTGCCGCGCGcttgcatcaccatgcaacgtcacgggactctgatcactcgagaccccttggcccggaacttgatGGGTGGAGACTTCCGGGCCCaccggtatcctagctacgggacgctcttgatgcggaagtggctggacggaagtgtccgccccgtaaatggaaccgcgttgtgaacccttcaataaTGACAACAAAATTCCCACTCGGtcaaaaaattccttaattacaGATTTGGGCTGAGTTACACGGTAATGATGGATTACTGGTACCTGTTAGTGGATATTTTGATGTTCTCATTAATTGAAGAAGGAAATGAAGTTCAAATCAATGTATTTCTGAACTGAGTTACAGTAGCTAAACCAGCAAAATGTCTTATAACTGGAGAAAGATGTTATGCACTCCttaaaagaatcaatgaaagaagtGATCCTACATAGTCACAGATGATCACAAATGTTATCACTTCAACCCAAGGTTTGgcagcttttctctctcctttggcCACATTGGCTTTATATCTCCTTAAAAATAACTGTCCTTGTAACtgatattttctatctttttgtttgtAGCTTGTTTTCTATATAGTCACTATAAAAATACAACTATGTAGTATTGCCATACTAGAAGCAGGtctgaaaaataacagaaaacttgTGACTATTCAGCCTTAGTTTGGAACATACTGACATCCTTCTTTACAGTTAGCAACACTGGATAATTCTCCCAGTCCACAGCCATAGACCCCTGTGTACAACACAGCACTGGTGTACTACAGGGGCAGATTCCAAAGATGCTTATGCAAATCCCTGACACAGACACCTTGAACTTGGTTGGATTGACCCAAGAGTCAGTTACAATGGTGTTCCTGCTGACAGAGGTGCAGCATGGGTGTAAGAGATAATAAGAGTAACAAAAGGCCACATCACAGCaggtgagaaaaggagagagatttcttccaaaggaccaagaGCTCTCAATGGATGTGACCATGCTGAAGAGCATTACAGAGCCTCCCACCCAGGATCAGAATAAGCCAGAAATACAGTGATGAAATACAGGATTTGAAATGGAGAGTGAGGCTCATCTTCAGGAGCTCTTCAAATACAGCCAACACAACCCTGAGTTCAATATACTGTGTAGACAATGACCAAGGTCCCAGGTGAATGGGTTGTCACAGAGGACTCTTTTGGGTTCTTGAAGCAGAGGGTTATGGGTGACAAGGTTGTTCTCTTAGCACCATCTCTTTCTTGCTGTTCATTAGGGCACAAGTTCAGAACTTTGATCAATCACACAAGATGACAATTTTTTAAGtgctgaaaagagagaagaactCTCATTAATTTGCATATCTAAGGTGTCCTTGTCAAACATTCCCTGTCACATCTTGATTTCAGCTTTGATCTTTGAACCTACAAAGCAGTTGTGAATTCTACTTAAATTTGTGTGTTCCATAAATTTCTTTGTTATGATCGTGATTCTTACATCTCCGTGTAATCTGAGAAAAACTTATTCTTAATCCAGCAGCaattacttttcaaaaaatatgCAGCAAATATTCTGTTCTGACTTTATAATTTAACTAGTCATTTTCAGTATCTGCTGTGTGTGCCTAGGAATGTCCTCATTGCCAAAGTCCTGAAATTTGGTGAGGGTTTAACATGTATTACTCACTTTACAATCCTT is part of the Peromyscus leucopus breed LL Stock chromosome 8a, UCI_PerLeu_2.1, whole genome shotgun sequence genome and encodes:
- the LOC114698602 gene encoding trace amine-associated receptor 7c, whose translation is MATDDDSFVWEQDSTLSRELVSVTSVQLCYENLNGSCIRNPYSPVPRLILYAVFGFGTVLAVCGNLLVIMSILHFRQLHSPANFLVASLACADFLVGLTVMPFSTVRSVESCWYFGDSYCKVHSCFDGSFCYSSIFHLCFISVDRYIAVSDPLTYPTRFTASVSGKCIAFSWFLSIIYSFSLLYTGANEAGLEDLVTALTCVGGCQVPMNQSWVFINFLLFFIPTLVMITVYTKIFLIAKQQAQRIERMSDQTAKASDSYKDRVAKRERKAAKTLGIAVAAFLLSWLPYFIDSIIDAFLGFITPTYVYEILVWIVYYNSAMNPLIYAFFYPWFRKAIRLIVTGRILRENSSATNLFLE